DNA sequence from the Streptomyces sp. CA-210063 genome:
CAAGGACGGCCAGCACGATCCACATGACTGGCCCACGGAAGTATCGCTTCACGTCCATCCATACGGAGCGGTGCCGCCCCGTCCCTCCTGCCATAGTGAGTTTGATAAAAGACTGTTCTTCGGACGGTACCCCAGCATTGTCACCACAAGCCGCAGGGGACCGATGGCAATACCGTCCACGCATGCTCCAACGGCGCGAAACCCGCTGGGGTTCCCGAGCGTCTTACAAAGGTGGTTCAGCCACCGTAGACGTGGGGCGCGAGCGTACCGACGAACGGGAGGTTGCGGTACTTCTCGGCGTAGTCGAGGCCGTAGCCCACGACGAACTCGTTGGGGATGTCGAAGCCGACCCACTCCACGTCGAGGGAGACCTTGGCGGCGTCGGGCTTGCGCAGCAGGGTGCAGATCTTCAGGGACTCGGGCTCGCGGGAGCCGAGGTTGGAGATCAGCCAGGACAGGGTCAGGCCCGAGTCGATGATGTCCTCGACGATCAGGACGTGCTTGCCCTTGATGTCGGTGTCG
Encoded proteins:
- the hpt gene encoding hypoxanthine phosphoribosyltransferase, with the translated sequence MRVDAKDMGADLKEVLITKEEIDAKLVELAAKIDTEYTGKDLLIVGVLKGAVMVMADLARALSTPVTMDWMAVSSYGAGTQSSGVVRILKDLDTDIKGKHVLIVEDIIDSGLTLSWLISNLGSREPESLKICTLLRKPDAAKVSLDVEWVGFDIPNEFVVGYGLDYAEKYRNLPFVGTLAPHVYGG